A region of Spodoptera frugiperda isolate SF20-4 chromosome 26, AGI-APGP_CSIRO_Sfru_2.0, whole genome shotgun sequence DNA encodes the following proteins:
- the LOC118264343 gene encoding allatostatin-A receptor isoform X1, with product MASTEDEFRSICLNLTSEEAMLGGCNYSSEYENGELLEKVVSRVVPIFFGFIGIVGLVGNALVVLVVAANPGMRSTTNLLIINLAVADLLFVIFCVPFTATDYVMPRWPFGDWWCKVVQYFIVVTAHASVYTLVLMSLDRFMAVVHPIASMSIRTEKNALLAIACIWVVILTTAIPVGICHGEREYSYFHRNHSSCVFLEEQGYSKLGFQMSFFLSSYVIPLALISVLYMCMLTRLWKSAPGGRVSAESRRGRKKVTRMVVVVVVVFAVCWCPIQIILLVKALDKYHITYFTVTAQIVSHVLAYMNSCVNPVLYAFLSENFRVAFRKSIIGAPRTKRERKRENSKSHNVMYCPPPYNDGMSGRPQPTKTTRTGNGNSCHDIV from the exons ATGGCGTCGACCGAAGATGAATTTAGGAGCATATGCCTTAACCTAACCAGTGAGGAGGCTATGCTTGGAGGCTGTAACTACAGCAGCGAATACGAAAATGGAGAACTGTTGGAGAAAGTCGTCTCTAGGGTTGTGCCTATCTTCTTTGGCTTCATAGGAATCGTTGGACTAGTTGGCAATGCTCTGGTCGTCTTAGTGGTCGCTGCCAACCCTGGCATGCGCTCCACTACCAACCTGCTCATCATTAACTTGGCTGTCGCTGACTTGCTCTTCGTGATCTTCTGCGTTCCGTTCACTGCTACCGACTATGTCATGCCGCGATGGCCCTTCGGAGACTGGTGGTGCAAGGTTGTCCAGTACTTCATTGTAGTCACTGCTCATGCATCCGTCTACACCCTGGTACTCATGTCTCTGGATAGGTTCATGGCTGTAGTGCACCCCATAGCTTCCATGTCTATCAGAACAGAGAAGAACGCATTACTTGCAATAGCCTGCATATGGGTGGTGATATTAACCACAGCCATTCCCGTGGGCATCTGCCACGGGGAACGGGAGTACTCGTACTTCCATAGAAACCATTCCTCCTGCGTGTTCCTCGAGGAGCAGGGATATAGCAAGCTAGGTTTCCAGATGTCTTTCTTTTTGTCTTCCTATGTGATTCCCTTAGCTTTGATTAGTGTATTGTATATGTGTATGCTGACGAGGTTGTGGAAGAGTGCTCCTGGAGGGAGGGTGTCTGCGGAGAGTCGGAGGGGGAGGAAGAAGGTGACGCGAATGGTTGTGGTCGTGGTGGTGGTGTTCGCAGTGTGCTGGTGCCCAATACAG ATAATCCTGTTGGTAAAGGCGCTGGACAAGTACCACATCACATACTTCACAGTAACTGCGCAGATAGTGTCGCATGTACTAGCCTACATGAACAGCTGCGTCAACCCCGTGCTGTATGCCTTCCTCTCTGAGAACTTCAGGGTCGCCTTCAGGAAG TCGATAATTGGCGCACCTAGAACAAAGAGGGAGCGAAAAAGAGAGAATAGCAAAAGTCATAAT
- the LOC118264343 gene encoding allatostatin-A receptor isoform X2, with the protein MASTEDEFRSICLNLTSEEAMLGGCNYSSEYENGELLEKVVSRVVPIFFGFIGIVGLVGNALVVLVVAANPGMRSTTNLLIINLAVADLLFVIFCVPFTATDYVMPRWPFGDWWCKVVQYFIVVTAHASVYTLVLMSLDRFMAVVHPIASMSIRTEKNALLAIACIWVVILTTAIPVGICHGEREYSYFHRNHSSCVFLEEQGYSKLGFQMSFFLSSYVIPLALISVLYMCMLTRLWKSAPGGRVSAESRRGRKKVTRMVVVVVVVFAVCWCPIQIILLVKALDKYHITYFTVTAQIVSHVLAYMNSCVNPVLYAFLSENFRVAFRKVMYCPPPYNDGMSGRPQPTKTTRTGNGNSCHDIV; encoded by the exons ATGGCGTCGACCGAAGATGAATTTAGGAGCATATGCCTTAACCTAACCAGTGAGGAGGCTATGCTTGGAGGCTGTAACTACAGCAGCGAATACGAAAATGGAGAACTGTTGGAGAAAGTCGTCTCTAGGGTTGTGCCTATCTTCTTTGGCTTCATAGGAATCGTTGGACTAGTTGGCAATGCTCTGGTCGTCTTAGTGGTCGCTGCCAACCCTGGCATGCGCTCCACTACCAACCTGCTCATCATTAACTTGGCTGTCGCTGACTTGCTCTTCGTGATCTTCTGCGTTCCGTTCACTGCTACCGACTATGTCATGCCGCGATGGCCCTTCGGAGACTGGTGGTGCAAGGTTGTCCAGTACTTCATTGTAGTCACTGCTCATGCATCCGTCTACACCCTGGTACTCATGTCTCTGGATAGGTTCATGGCTGTAGTGCACCCCATAGCTTCCATGTCTATCAGAACAGAGAAGAACGCATTACTTGCAATAGCCTGCATATGGGTGGTGATATTAACCACAGCCATTCCCGTGGGCATCTGCCACGGGGAACGGGAGTACTCGTACTTCCATAGAAACCATTCCTCCTGCGTGTTCCTCGAGGAGCAGGGATATAGCAAGCTAGGTTTCCAGATGTCTTTCTTTTTGTCTTCCTATGTGATTCCCTTAGCTTTGATTAGTGTATTGTATATGTGTATGCTGACGAGGTTGTGGAAGAGTGCTCCTGGAGGGAGGGTGTCTGCGGAGAGTCGGAGGGGGAGGAAGAAGGTGACGCGAATGGTTGTGGTCGTGGTGGTGGTGTTCGCAGTGTGCTGGTGCCCAATACAG ATAATCCTGTTGGTAAAGGCGCTGGACAAGTACCACATCACATACTTCACAGTAACTGCGCAGATAGTGTCGCATGTACTAGCCTACATGAACAGCTGCGTCAACCCCGTGCTGTATGCCTTCCTCTCTGAGAACTTCAGGGTCGCCTTCAGGAAG
- the LOC118268548 gene encoding uncharacterized protein LOC118268548: MLTRARRKRGAPPPSPDSSLSSASPSPEPNHEPVTAVASSSSDEYFSPPTSPPPVRRPRRGRPPTGLGARGQQTPGRVPATGGCARRMKWSQTINENVMRAYYGATEGGTNLTAYRERMLSMFQVLEPSVNVSAQRLSDQVRVIQRNRRLDEAALDRLRSEALHNRVVPVPPQEVAQTPTVSQNVIPITPTAGVEDDRVEQVSTQYNERLRSALEDAIREYRFAPLKPKLPRLPMCGRNRALVSALDSLLKTYFESSENLFDTHSILYCGAVAACRVANVRFSNLDAAVRPKPAVPAWQCRIERRIGEARVLIGKLSCFRAGNTRPRVMRFVRRAFVGTETSPHEYMSRVTERIDFLKQKVYAWANRIRRYKKRVERYTQNRMFQRDQRWVYRNWERSNQDVTDGRRPDDEATNTFWRNIWSVPVSHTEDDWICDVERTGTVPEMEEVIITSSDVSSAACSVPNWKSPGPDGLHNFWLKWFTSSHARLASQFQAALEAGSLPQFLTTGVTHLLHKSEN; this comes from the exons ATGTTGACGAGAGCCAGGAGGAAACGAGGCGCACCCCCACCATCCCCGGACTCGTCGCTCAGCTCCGCCTCGCCGTCGCCGGAACCCAACCACGAACCGGTGACAGCAGTAGCGTCGAGCTCGAGCGACGAATATTTCTCCCCACCGACGTCGCCGCCACCTGTACGTCGGCCGAGGAGAGGCCGGCCACCGACGGGCTTGGGAGCCAGGGGTCAACAGACCCCGGGACGGGTCCCCGCTACCGGTGGTTGTGCGCGGCGCATGAAATGGTCTCAAACAATAAATGAGAACGTCATGCGCGCGTACTACGGTGCTACGGAGGGAGGAACTAACCTCACTGCGTACCGTGAAAGGATGCTGTCGATGTTTCAGGTACTCGAGCCATCCGTCAACGTCTCGGCTCAACGACTCTCGGATCAGGTGCGGGTCATCCAACGCAATCGTAGATTGGATGAGGCTGCACTTGATCGGCTACGCTCAGAAGCACTGCACAACCGTGTCGTCCCCGTCCCACCACAAGAGGTGGCACAAACACCTACAGTGTCACAAAATGTGATACCGATCACTCCTACCGCTGGAGTGGAGGACGACAGGGTTGAACAAGTAAGTACTCAGTACAATGAACGACTAAGGAGTGCTTTGGAGGATGCGATTCGTGAGTATAGATTTGctcctttaaaaccaaaactgccACGTTTACCCATGTGTGGAAGAAATAGGGCACTGGTAAGTGCTCTGGATTcgctacttaaaacatattttgaaagtagcGAAAACCTCTTTGATACACACTCGATCCTGTACTGTGGGGCGGTAGCAGCTTGTCGAGTGGCTAACGTCAGATTTTCGAATCTTGACGCAGCAGTCCGACCAAAACCAGCAGTACCAGCCTGGCAGTGCAGGATTGAGCGTCGTATCGGTGAGGCCAGGGTGCTTATCGGTAAACTATCCTGCTTCAGGGCGGGCAATACTCGTCCTAGAGTGATGCGCTTTGTAAGACGTGCATTTGTGGGGACTGAAACCAGTCCTCATGAATACATGTCACGTGTTACAGAGCGCATCGACTTCCTGAAGCAAAAAGTCTACGCATGGGCTAATCGTATCAGGCGATACAAAAAGCGAGTCGAGCGATATACTCAGAATCGCATGTTCCAAAGAGATCAGAGATGGGTATATAGAAATTGGGAACGATCCAACCAAGATGTGACTGATGGGCGGCGACCGGATGATGAAGCCACTAACACATTTTGGCGCAACATCTGGTCGGTGCCTGTTAGCCACACTGAGGATGACTGGATCTGTGATGTTGAGCGGACTGGAACTGTGCCAGAGATGGAGGAGGTGATAATCACCTCCTCTGATGTGAGCAGTGCAGCCTGTTCGGTCCCAAATTGGAAATCACCGGGGCCAGACGGGCTGCACAACTTCTGGCTCAAATGGTTCACCAGTTCACACGCTCGCTTAGCATCGCAGTTCCAGGCAGCTTTAGAAGCTGGATCGTTGCCCCAATTTCTAACAACAGGCGTTACCCATCTGCTCCATAAATCAG AAAACTAA